The following DNA comes from Macrobrachium rosenbergii isolate ZJJX-2024 chromosome 37, ASM4041242v1, whole genome shotgun sequence.
caagggtgtgttatgtTTCCGTGAGtgttcaatatctttatggatggactGACGCAAGACTTCAGAGAACGACAGATGTAGGTCTGAAGTTGTGATACGAAAATGAATCATGGATGGAGTCTGGAATGGTTGGTGCAGTATAGACGGGGAATAATGAAGTGAAACTAGGAAAACTAGTGAGAGTTTGGAAGTGTCTGCAGGAGGAGAAATGGAAGCAAAGTAAGGCTATGAGGGTATATGGAAACCAGGAAGGTGGCACCAAaaatatggatggtggaaaaatAGAAGAAGCTGATTTGTATAAGTATTTAAGAGCAAAGGTAATGGATGATGTtaggcaacagagagagagagagagagagagagagagagagagagagagagagagagagagagagagagagagagagagagagagcacagtcaAGAAAACTGGAAGCTaaggctgaaatatataaaagaactgtgaagccaactctcctttacggaAGCAAAGTATGTACATTGAATataaccaactctcctttacggaAGCAAAGTATGCACAttgaatataaatgtgaaaagaaGTTGCAGCTGTTGAGAGGAATTGTTTCTGTAATATACATAGCTTAAGAACAATCGATAgggtaagaaatgtggagatagaGATACGTATACATGGCAAAAAGGTTAGAGTGGGTGAAAAATATGTTGAGATAGTTCTGACAAGCTGAAAAATGACAACGATAAAGATAGGTTGGTaaaaagtgtataattcagaaatgTTAGGGGAGTAGGTGAGGAGGACCTAGAAAGGGTTGGATAGACAGTGTGAAGGAGGTACAGTATCTAAAAGGAAGGGCCTTCATATTCAGGAAGTGAGATATAGCATACAAGATGGGGTGAATTGCAAAGAATGTGTAGGGGCTTGATGAGCTGCAGGTGGGCCTtctgtgtttgtatatgaaatattttatatgaatatgaaactcaaatgaaaatatttccaaatatattttggTGACTCTAAGTTcaatttatacagtacagtagcctTTTTTTGTGATGGTATGAGGCTGGCAAGATAGATGTCACAATATTGAGGGCAACATGTAATTTAGTAGTTAAAACTGCTCAAATTGCCTTAGGAAGGAGATTAGGAGGACTAAAGAATTTCAATATATCTCAAATAACATTCTGGCACTCTGAGCCTCAAAGTTCTTATTAGGCTCATACAATGGCCaatatcagtatgaaaatacttGATTGTGACTTGTATATGAATTCAACATTGTCGCCCACTGGTTGTTGGAGACAGCCATAGGTCTCTTGCCTTTTATTTCTCACAGTCAACAAGATATACTCTAACTTAACCTAtcatttggcagcagaccctcttttaaacaggtttcattgaatattattgctgcttcagctgcatttattttgaagacgactttttctattttccttattgcagaCTTCTCTTCactgaagttcgccgactgcaaccaatcaaaattcgccgtccacgaccccccgctgaagcccgtgtataaattcggaaggacctatgcaacctgccagtcctctactagctcccgctggagaatgacagaagagtccgTCGAAATGTCGCGGCAACAAGTGTTTAGCAACTATATAAGTTATAAttttctaactgtatagaatatctaaaaaagcagaatccagattttttcacttttccccccatgaaatgacaaatataggcgagctgttagcacgcacctccaatgaagagaagtctgtaataaggaaaatagaaaaagtcttctacaaaatatatgcagctgaagcagcaataatattcaataaaacttaACCTATCATAACCCATCCTCTCGTAAGTCACTGGGCACCACCTGACCTGAGGTAATTCAACAAGCAGGCAATAGACTGAGAAGTATAGGCCATAAGCCAGGTCATGGAAAGGTCATTTGGATTAGCTGCCTTGTTTTCCAATCAATGCTGCTGGCCTACTCTAAGATTTAGGGCTAtcagcacacagatttatcaaatagttattgaatcatggaaaacaatggaaaaaaggGAAGTTTATCTGTTTACAGatgcagagattgtaaaaaacaaaggggATAAAGGGGAGACCGTAAATAAAGGGGCGAATGTAGCTAAACAAAAacggtaaaactttactttagttccTTGGCCTGGTTCCCGCCATTCGCCGACCAGGACGGGTTCCGCACAAATAAAcagacctaacctttcctagaatgccaggtCGTGACCTAACCAGATCATacccacctaacctaacttagggcggcGTGCCCTGACCTGCCCAGGGGGGGGCGGACCCCCCAAAAAGGTGGCAGCCTGGCCCGGCCAGTGGATGGCGGGAACTAAgccgcgcaactaaagtaaagttttacggAATAAACATGTCTTGGGGGACAGTGACCcttagaattttgagaaaatcgtaaatctcTGCTTCAGTAGGTACcctaagcagataaactgcttattttttagcaaatattcttCCGTTTGCTGATCTgtcgaaagaaaaaatagaaaatattaaagaaagcttaaacaaatacacacacaagggTGTCgcgaatttggacccctaaactgtaggattaccgaACCAGGCTACACCCTCTACACCATAACAGGCTACCGCCCACACAATTCTACtacatttaatttgattttgagagttaataataaaagaatgatcCAATTTAATCGACCTGACAAACTGGAAGACCTCACGTCAGAGCCATAACAACACAGACACGGGAATTTGCCAGTCTGTCATAccttaacagacagacacacaggaCGATCGCAATTCAAGACACAAATGACTAAAACTTAGCACTATTATCCTTTCAAGATCCAGTCCCATACCTGTTCTTTTTTGGAAATTCCGATGATATAACGTCCGAGAAGGTTGTCTTTTCAAGTGGGTGTCATTTGACGAGACCGAAACGTGTTTTCGAGGAGGTTTTGACAGCGATCagctgagagacagagagagagagagagacacactgaCTTATCTCCACGTCATTCAAAGCTCGGCGGCCTCTGAAGACCTGAGTTTAAGCTTTCGAAGAGAGAGTTTTCAcaatatactttctctctctctctctctctctctctctctctctctctctctctctctctctctctctctctctctctctctctctatatatatatatatatatatatatatatatatgtatgtatatgtatagttttcGAAGACAGCTTTTTCAatactccctctctccctccatatACATAGTTTCAAGAGAGATttcacaatactctctctctctctctctctctctctctctctctctatatatatatatatatatatatatatatatgtgtgtgtgtgtgtgtgtgtgtgtgtgtgtgtgtacatatatttatatatatatatatatatatatatatatatatatatatatatatatatatatatatatatatatatatagttttcgaAGACAGCTttcacaatagagagagagaaagagagagagataatttgctTTAAACCATTATCACATTTTAGGTTTAAAAGCGGATCTTTCCCAAATAGTGAACCCCCcatgggttttaacccggtgtgtacccacctttgcggcgtgtttagtacaagcccgttggggatggccgtgaaagcataaacaaaagactgtaaatatcataaaagtaATGATCCCCGAGAAATATTAGTCACAGACAACGGCCCCcgaaaacccctgggggtcactatccaggaaagatccttTTAAAGCTATAGGCCTacttttcctatatatttttaaatggtgCTTTTCGCGTGTTCAATTCCAGCCCCAGTGGAATGAATGCTAAACCATTGCCGCAAATTTGCGATAGATGTGAGCGTGAATTTAGTATTAATCATGTTAAGGAGACTTAAGATCGCGGTATAAAACTCAAAAAAGACACCTTCAGGATGACTGATATGTCgtagtagaaatttacaatatatatatatatatatatatatatatatatatatatatatatatatatatatatacgctagagtgacagtaaaaataaacatacacacagttgGCAACCAAATATTCACGCCTGAcaaatggaggaggagggggaaagagggCGAACTAGTAAATTCGGAAGCGTCCGAGGTCATAAGTCTATTTAGAAATCTTATTCATTTATGCAGGCAGTCTATAGCCCACATGCCAACTACCTTCCGTAAAATGTCTACGCTTTGCATATTTCTTTCCCATTTATTGGGTCGATTTTTTTACAAGTGCCTTGGCTGATCATCATTAACAATCTTTCTTGCTCTTGGCCAACTGATTATATTGttggttttatacattttttatgtcgTTTGACTTTCTACGATtttcctcacatcgttggactgtggaacagcccaCCATatatgtcgtgcaattggaacttcagaatttcaagcaaagatgcaatgcattgctaccctattacaattcaacttgcatttgaatattttacttacatttttttatttatttattaatgttaaatcgtgattttttttatataactgatctcccctgtgtgtgtgtgtgtgtgtgtgtgtgtgtatttttttcctttacgttCTGTTACTTCGTTCTACCGAACACCATAGTAggcctattctttggaagcttgaattttatgtcaatggcccctgtgggcttgttccataataataataataataataataataataataataataataataataataataataataataataaactgatttaTTTCGAGCAGTTAACTTGACTTGAATGGAATACCATCACATTTGCTGTCTCCTTGCATACCACCGAAATTCCAAATTGGGAAACTGTGACATCTAAATGGTAATAGCAAACACAGTATCTATTACGCAGCAAATATTTATCACACTgcaatatattaagaatatatgaactgaattgaactgaactgggacctatgatgtcattcagcgctgaaacggaaattgacagtcaaaggtttgaaagttgtaacaggaggaaaacctcaaagcagtggCGCTATGAATCAATATTGAtaggagacggttgaggaaagtaagatggaagaaagagaatgtgaaaggaggtacagtaataggaacgaaaggggttgcagctaggggtctaaggaaggcacgctgcagagaaccctaagtaatgccgacagtgcaccgcgtaaggtacactgacggcactaacacgcTGCGGGGAAAAACagtataaatgatttattaagaAAAGTCGACTTTACTTCAAAAGAATGCTATACTTTAAACATATCCTCTGATGCATTGTTAGTAATGCTTCATTCTTTCACTGTACAAGATATCTTGGTCTCGTGATTTCAAGTAATTCATATTGAAGGTTCCTTGTATAATCAGTTGATTCAAAATGCAAACCACAAATCCTTGAAGAATCCACATTAAAATTTGATCTTTTCTCCTGCAGGGACAAATCCATATCTTTCGGAGTTCTTCAtttaaggaaatttatgaaaagtgaaaTCAATGTTTTGATCTGAACTGGAGTTACATTCATATAGTGCACAAATATTCGGCATACTCCATCAGTGACAATgaccaaaataaatgtgaatagaCAAAATCAcggttgtaatgtggttcggattccacaataagctataggtcccgttgctaggtaaccaattggttcttaaccacgtaaaataaaacctaatccttcgggccagccctaggggagctgttaatcagctcagtggtctggataatctaagatatacttaacttggtTCCTTCACCCATTCCAATCTTTACCTTTACAAACCCCCACCCAATCCCCAAGACTGCAATAACCTTTTTTGCTGAGGTGTCCATATGTTTTAGGAAGAATTACCTTAATAATTCTAAAAAGAACACCAAAAAGGAtgtaaaaaacaatttaaaaaagtgaaaattacaaCTTAATACATTAGTGTTTAAAAGGCAGTGTTTTTTATTTCCGTTATAATTACAGTTTCCGCAAggtttttcatgtaaataacaACAGAATTAATAATCCATTTAAAAGTTATCAGTGTGTGTAGAAGCGAAACAGTTATGTGAAATAAATTCTCTGCGTTTTTCTATATCCCATCAAGACTTGAGACAGCGAGGGAAAAAATAACGAACATTGGTACTGGATAGGACCAAGCTTCTTTCCCAATCCGCGGGACAAGCGGCGTAGATGCGCAGACGCAGTTCATCCATATTTATGAGGTTAATAGCAATGCTTTCACAAAGAGatttaggttttgttttatttttttgttattataatatgggttttatttacttttccttaacaAAACAAATTTCTCAGCTGTTTACAAAATGTGATCGTTTGACGAATAAGactaaatttttaacaaattatacTTTGCTGAGCTTAGGAGTGACCGgtaacctcctccccctcccaacagTTACTTAAGAACTCGGCACATTTCACAGAGACCCAGTACAGACCAAATTATCTGGATACCAGGTTCTCGAGGGTCTCTAAGGGGAGAGCTTTACCTTGTCGTCAATACACTGAAGTTGAAGAAGGGTAACGCCTCGTCACATCAGTGATTTCATTCCTATTAAGTTGTCACCTTCAGATCTATAGTGAGATCAGACTCAGACCAACGACGGTCGGGAAAGCAATAGCGGCGGGTTTGCATCACTGGAGACCCGGCCGTTTGGCACTCACTGCTAGTTTCTTTCACTGTGGATATGAATATCGAGTGAATTATTCCATTCACTATTACGGTCACACTTGAATGGCAGAATCGTTGATGAATccctgtgcagaaaatttccaagACACTAGACCCTTCATGCTTTTATACAGAGGGATCAGCAGTACATTTACTATTTATCCATCACATTTTTTGTGTGGtattatcctccattctttccacatgatcgaACCACGTTGACTCATCCTGGCACCTTTTCTAGGTCGTATACCCTCCTTCTACACATCTTCACATATCTCACCCTTTCAGTTGTTCTTATATTACAAATAGTTAATATAGTTCATCTGTACAGCTGTCACCTTCTCTCCTTCATTTGTATTCaccattcacacttcacttccataggaGAGAGTTGGTTCAACACCTTCGCATATTCCAACCTTGGCCCCCAATCTTTAGCAAACGTCctgcttccttccttgcttcacctactctGAGACTAGTCTCCTCTCTCATCCTACTTTTATCATAAATCTTTAATCCCAGAGACTTACAAGAATTCAGCTTCTATTCTCTCACTGTCCATACTAACATTCACTAGACTCTCTCCCTGGGTCTGTTCTCTCATTGTTCCCACATCATTCACTAGACTATATTCTTGGTTCCCATTTACCATCCTAAAttttactcttgctcacatttgctTTAAAATGTATCCCCTTGCAAGCGCTTAAAAACAGTTCAGTAAACTCTGCagcttttctttgttattcccaaTCACTACTGCAtcgtcatatgtatatatatggttgtatatGTAATCAAAatgccatgatatatatatatatccacagatactggcaaaatgaaagttttaataagaaaatatatgtcTTTTTCAGACGCTCGTTCCAGCAGTAACTTCGCATTCCGGGTGGACGATGttgtgtttacttttcttcttcttgttcatcGAAGATTCGAAATGTTCCTGAATCTGTTCCAGCGTCTTCCCTTTGGTCTCTGGGACGATAAAGAAAGAGATCAGAGTGCAAAGCAAACTTAAGCCTCCGAAGGTGAAGAAGACCGTGTGTGCCCCAAAGGCCTCTTCGAAAAATGGGTAgacctgtggaaaaaaaaaaaagtcattcagtTTTGAACTTAGGACGATGCTGTTCAGTGGTCTATCTcgcttgtttattttctatacCCTCGAACGAAAACCAACGCAAACATTACTGTTTCTTTACTGGAAGAATACTAAGTTAACAAGCGTCAGATTGCTTAAGAGGTGACATTAGGAATGGATAAAGTTGCATTTGCATAAGTGATTTAGGAATGATGAAGATACTCTACTTTCTTGATGACACAAGCTAAATAATGAAGTTGCCTGTCTAAACATTAATTCTGCTAAGATCTGCATCAACTTCAACTACTTCtgagaaatgaaaatcaaagatgCTTAATGACAGTGGACTTCACGGTAGATACGAAGCATGACAAATTCAAcaattatttgtgtttttcctgacatacaaacccacaacatcatgTGAGTTTTGCAAGTAATGACAGGATAAAACTCTTGAATACTTTTAActcttaaaagttaaaaaaacctGATACACTGAAAACAAGCACAAATTACAAATCAGAAATTATGCAAGATATGTCTCCAGATTTAGTCAACTgtacaaggtcaaaaggaaaaaatctttataagatataatcattaaaaaaaaaacaaaggtgaaaCTCAATAAGAAGAAATAACCTCACCTGCAAGATTGTCAGACTCAGCAGACGGTTATAGAACAGAGTGGCAGCATTTGCAGTCGATCGAATTGTGGTGTTGAAGAGCTCGGCAGAAAGTAGCCAAGGCAACGTGCGACATCCAAGGCAGTACCCAGCAACTGCTGTCAGCACAGAGACGAGAGGCACCCAGGGGGGCCACTTATTTCCAAAAACATCGTTCATGAGGTAACACACACCAAGGAATATTGTTGCTAAGCTTATGATGAATGTCGAAGCAATGATCAGCGGGCGTCGCCCGAGACGGTCAGCAGTAAACATACTCAGGAGTGTGGCAACGATTTGCACCAACCCGGTGGCAACGGTGGCCATGCGATGATTCTCCACCCCAGCAGACATGAAAATCAGCCCAGTGAACATCATGAGGATGTTGCCACCACTCACTTGTTGCAAGGTGCTCATGAACATGGAAATTAGGAATGGTTTCCTAGTGCGTGGTCTCCACAACTCGCGGTACTCCACTTTTTTACCCACAGAGTTGATTTTATCTTCCATCTCAGCCAGTTCAGTGGAAAAGTCGTACTTCGGTCCTCTCAACCACCTGAGGGAGGCCTGACAACTCTCTTTCTTCCCCTTCAATATATACCAATAGGGAGATTCGGGTACAAACCACAAGAGCGCGAACATCAAAATGAGCGGGGCCGAGCAGACGTAACAGCTGATACGCCATGAGAAGAATGCTCCTGCTATGTAAGACAGAACTACGCCAAAAGTCATGAAGAGTGCTGGAATGAGGCCCAAACTTCCTCTCAGACGAGCCTCCGGTATTTCGCTGCAGTacacctgaaaaggaaaaaagttagcATCtacaattatacattatatatttaaaacaagttACTTTACAAAATGAAGAAGTACTGTCTCAAAATGCTAAGGAAGGGAAAAAACTTtgagaagtaaaaatgaaaggaaatgaagaccaAGTAAATCATTAACTTACTGTGCCAGTGGAAAATAGGAAAGCGGTTGCAACGCCGCAGATCATCCTCCCGACCAATACAATTGGAGTATTTGGGGCAAGAGCTATGGTAACCCAGCCAGCTGACAGACAAGGCGTCATAACCGCCAGTGCCGCCCGTCGTCCAATCCAGTCCATGAGCCGCCCGGCAAAGACGCTGCCTACCATACACCCCACGGAAATGATGCTTACTGTTCGAAAATAGAGAAGATGGCCAGTTTCTGATGTGACTATTTTCATTATGGTTTTCTTACACGCATATTTCATCTCTCTTACAGTAAAATCACGGAATACACTCATTTCTTAGGCTAATCAGTTGACTGTGCAACGGCTCACCAATCCAGGCCACCTCTGCCGTGGTCATGGACAGATCTGGGTCTTCCTTCATAGACGGGAGAGTTGATGCTGTCCAGCCATTGACAGCAGCTGCTGACAGGTTCCCAAGGGAGGCAGCCAGGCAGGCGCTTATCTGCAGTTTAGAAATATGTCACATAATTTTGTATTAAATCATAACAAAAAGGGcatagttatacatacattcacacacacacacacacacacacacacacacacacacacacacacacatatatatatatatatatatatatatatatatatatatatatatatatatatatatatatatatatatatatatatatatatatatatatatatatattaattacaaacATCATGGATGAAATGTAACTAGAAAACGCGCCTGGGTCTACCCCTTTCTTTCCGCCTGCCCCTGTGCATCATTTTGAAAAGcctttatatctttctttctcatcctCCCTGTTGCTCTTCTCCACCCATCTCCTATCCTGTCCCATCCTATCCTACCCTGTACTATCCTATCCTGTACAAAAACGCGAGGGCTAGGGGATAGGGAAGGAGAGTCTTATCTCCACGAGGACCTCCTAGGAACAACGACAACTCAGGACTGAA
Coding sequences within:
- the LOC136825339 gene encoding facilitated trehalose transporter Tret1-like; this translates as MCHAKNKLEGTPGDSADVADGELQQGQTRGRAITQISACLAASLGNLSAAAVNGWTASTLPSMKEDPDLSMTTAEVAWIVSIISVGCMVGSVFAGRLMDWIGRRAALAVMTPCLSAGWVTIALAPNTPIVLVGRMICGVATAFLFSTGTVYCSEIPEARLRGSLGLIPALFMTFGVVLSYIAGAFFSWRISCYVCSAPLILMFALLWFVPESPYWYILKGKKESCQASLRWLRGPKYDFSTELAEMEDKINSVGKKVEYRELWRPRTRKPFLISMFMSTLQQVSGGNILMMFTGLIFMSAGVENHRMATVATGLVQIVATLLSMFTADRLGRRPLIIASTFIISLATIFLGVCYLMNDVFGNKWPPWVPLVSVLTAVAGYCLGCRTLPWLLSAELFNTTIRSTANAATLFYNRLLSLTILQVYPFFEEAFGAHTVFFTFGGLSLLCTLISFFIVPETKGKTLEQIQEHFESSMNKKKKSKHNIVHPECEVTAGTSV